taaactgtcaacgcattgaaatatttacccctaatttacttcacaaaatcgacaccaatgtattttgcatgtttcaaagattcccttcgtacacgaattgttgcacaacaaacaaattcatcattgtcagatcgacccgtttatcatatagtgtcatggctgctttaaacaaagaacctcgttttagaattatggaatacgactcttggtaaaatgggttagcaaacccgggccggggcaaaataaaagccggggcagatcggcaatcgtcaattccaattacgcattattttgcagcaatatttacagcgaattcAAATATATTGGtcagtaaatatcttgaaattttaatgagattggcagattaataactgtcagtcttttgttttgccctggcccggtcaagcctacccattttaccaagactcatggatgctataaattgcttgaaacacgccttttctttctttttattttcgtaataactcagatttgaaacagaattagcccatatttttgcaatttatattttccttcccataaggattattcatgctaaattacgttgaatttgcctcagttgttcttgagaagaagatttttaaaaatgcacccccatttttctacattttcgaggttttctgagctttgaataaagataggtctttcatttctgcaatttttatttgccttaccataaggatgctttgtgccaaatttggttgaaattggataagtggttttagagaagaagttcaaaatgtaaaaacgtttacagacggacagacggacgacggacaaaatgcgatcagaatagctcacttgagctttcagctcaggtgagctaaaaaccattGAAAGGTTTGCTAGCATGATTCTGAAACCAGCTTTGAATTGCAGAAAAGAAAATGGCGATATTCCCTTACCAATAATTATACTGGGAAACGAACCCTTTAGAATTAACATCTTCATCATCTATGACCATCAAtcttaagggtgttgtttactcagggtttaagttctcaaattcggattgttataaagttcaatgtaatgagtaaaatttgttcttaacaaaaaaagtattaataaaatgaattattattgacaaaacatttgatatttttactttatttcgtaattaggctcaaacaaaaatagactttaagccaaacagaggaaattcggactaaattttgcagattttgttttccactaaaacatttttggcagtactctaatattgaaagttaagataatatattttagtctatataattttttatattttcagctggttttacctcacttattcattaaaataattgtatggcACGAATtgcgaaaatattaaaaaaaatgcttaaaaacgataaaagacaccatatctcaaaattttgatcattgacctcatataaattatatgccaacagaataatgtcaatataagtagttaaATGCtataaatctttttgtattatcatcattcaattttttgtaaacttagatcaaaaatgggtaggaatttgaaaactgatagaggaaattcggactggcatattttttcaaattgtagctgaaatcttaatgttttgtacctatttagtgccactgccattcataaaatgtatttaattttttaaagtgttttattatttgaaaaatatttacaattaagaaaatttcaattgtagtgtaaaattttatgggatttttcttgatttttcaaaaaatattcaatggccatttactcaaaaagtaggtcattgacctacttttttgaaagtgaaaaataacactacaatcaaaggtctataacatacaaAAGATGGGGTTTCAtaatcatcagtggaattttttttcattctgagtaaacgtcatccttaacaaaatttaacaaaacttGATCTACAGTAATCCATTATAAAGCTACACAGCAAAATTTAAGTTTCAAATCAATTCTTAATAAATTATGGAAAACCAAGTTAGGACAGAATGATTGAGAAACAAAAAGACTGCGATAGGTtatattccccccccccccccgttttctAATAAAGATATTGTAGTAAGGTGGAACAAAGGCATGGGAaggggtacatgtataatgataaaGCTATATGAAGGTATAGGAGAAAGACAAGGTTAAGCGACGGTCACCTATACCTTCCTTAAGATTCGCTTAGCGACCGAACTTTTTCTTTACTTCTTGTCAACAAGTCGAAAAtgaaaatagataaaattaaCATCTCAATCATCTATTATCATCAGTGAGAAGTTTTATACCAATTAAAACTTAGTGTAGTTTGTAAATGTGACTCTCATATTGTTGTCTTGGTaatcaatttgatttttgacAAAGATGCTCATCGTTACTACCGAGGTTCATATTGCTGTCTCTTTTATGCCCGTcttatctccccccccccctcctcccctcCCCATACGTGACTTAGTCCTCTAATATGTGTGTGGAAAAAATTGCGGACGAAGACCTATTGAGATAGTCGCCATACTATTAAGGGCTGcctaaaacattttgtaaattgtCTTGATTACACATGTTCTCTTAAATCGGAAGTGTAGACAAACAGGGTACCAGATGCATTTTGTTGACAGCAGGCCAGCACAGTGTCAAATAACACACGTTTCTGAACAATCTTGAAAATAAAGAGGCGTCAGGAAATTTCGGCTCTTTTGAACAATTTTGGCCATATCTAGAGTACTATATAAATACCATGGGCTCGATATTTTGTGCTTTAATACCGATTAATTggttaaaaaattttcaatcgTTTTAGATATCATAAACATCGGAACAAACTTGATTAGGCCAATCGGgacttattttgttttattttcgtcaataaattaattatcaGCCAAAACAGTCCTAAAAATCAATAACTTGAacacaaaatatgtaaatgttGTAAGAGCAAAGACCTGAGCTTCTTCTTCACGTGTGAGGATCTACATTTTAAGGTTTAATAGATGTGTACAATGTCAATAAAGGATTTTGCTGCCATTATAGAACACACTAAGCTAGAAAGGAAGACTATAACGTCTAGTGGACAAAATCGCTTGtacagaaaatgtaaaaatgacatgGTTGCACATGTGGCAATACACGACCTTTAATTATACCCTTTTTCAATATTGTTAGATGACTAAGAATTTCGGCACTTTTGAACTTAAAACTTGGGtcatatagaaccattttaacaagaccttgggtTTTCGGTAGGACATATCCATTTGTTGCATCAAAACACAtgaaaatgacgctggtttcaagttaATTTTCCACAGATTGCGttgtcttagctcaaaagcttGTCAAATTTTGCTGATTTCAAAGAACCATGGCTGAGTGCCCAGCGATGaaagacaggcctacgtcacattgctgtttgtcACAATTACCCAAAGCCCAAGCTCTTGCTCGTAGAAATGAATAGTTTGTAAGCGAAACTCACCTAATATAAAACCTCTACACAGAATTTCGTAATACTCTGTGGGCATTTAGGTCACAATGTATAGATGTGCAAATTGCCAGGAATTGGCAGGAAATTCTTATTCCATTTATCTGGGAATTCGATCCATTTTGCCATACATTTAATATAGTAATGAACAGTTTGTCAGCGCAAATCCGCTGAAACCGCTTCACAGAATTTGGCGCAGTGATATAAGTAATAAGACACAATATTTGTGTAGAtatgatagttttttttcttaatattgaaTTATGTTCCTGTTATGTACTTATAAAGACAAAAGTATAGATGTGGATATATGCTTAAAGGTTTGATGATATGTTGGGAGTTTGTATGTccctattttatttatttttacgtATTAATGCTCACTGTCACTTATTTTGTGTGATACCGTGTTTCATCAAGTATTGGGACCGCTGGTAGTAAATTGATATTCAGTTATCTAAATTTTTGGCTTCTCTAATCATATCTAGGATTAATCCTACTCTTATATGTATTATTCATATTTGAATACAGACCAAAAGTTTATCAATTCAACATTGATCAGATCCAAATCAGAATCATTAAttacaaatgttattttaactcggcttaaaataaagaacatgtattataaaaaaaaaacctaaaagaCCAAATGTCTTACTTTTATTATACCAATCACAAGACATTTTGGTAATAAAAGAACACAACACGGACAcaagaaaatgtatgaataaatgtttgaaaatatatatatatatatagatatatatatatatatatatatatatatatatatatatatatatatatatatatatatatatatatatacacaaactATAAAAATGTTAGCTACCATTGTAGGAAAATTACTTAACCCGTGTAAGCGGTTCATTTGATGACATAGATATCAACCTTGTCAATTTCTGTATgaattgcaataattttttaattgatttattactataaaaaaaagaagagtttaAATACCCAGTGGAAGTAAGTTTAAGGATAAATAGTTAACAACTTAAAGCTATAGCAGACGTCACCCTTTGAAACTGACATGACTTTGTAAAAATACTATAGATGAGATTTTGTATACTGCGCTGTGTGAAAAAATGCCCCAATAATGAACTACACATATACTATTTCAAAACTCAACTTCAATTCTATTGGCTGTTTACCAAGACAATTTTGATAGGGGTACGGGTGTTTAAAACTTCAACCAATCGCCGTTATCCGATATAAGGAAGTTGTAATATCCCCAAAAAAAACCTTCTTATAGTAGTAAATATCAATTATAATTTCTTATTATgcaataattttatcatttaaaaaacatttattagtTTGTGAAACGCACTGGTCCCCGTAAATTAATTGTTTACCTTCCGAATACCCCAAAACCAGGTAAGTTTACCAATCAACGAGCTGAATGTTCTACTTTACATAAATGTAAACTGCCTTATGAATGAATACCAGAAGATCAGATGGGGTCATATTTTTCCCATTTAAATCTATTGAATAATATACATTTACCTCACTTTACTCTCAAAAGTTAAATGTATACCAATGGTGCCTCGGTTATTAAAAAACGGGAGACTTTAACTATGAGTGTTTAAAATAAACTATTAACGTCACAAAAGTCAGGGTATTCCCGGCTAATAACGAGGATGTTTAGGTGAGAGGCGAACAACCTCACTGACGACCCAGATCCTCAACTCACGGATATTTCCTCATTGGAAACACTGGATTCTCGGACATAGAAAGCAATGATCAGGTACATACTATCCCACACTACGGGTTGTTCTGTactttactttcactttctcttTAAATCGGGTATCCGTCGGAACACGAATTGGGTTTTGATTAGTTATCTTTTGATGTTGAGTTATTAAGCGAGATTCGCTTGCTCTTTGTCTGCTGCATAAACTCGAGCGATGTTTGACgttgatattttgaatataatttagtATTCGCTCATTGTTACTGTATTATAACTATGTAACTGGCTTTATCGGTATGAAACATAGCATGTACAATTATTTCCCCAATCAAACGGCTTTGTAGATACAACTCACGTGTATGGGTTGTTTCTTCATGTTACTAAATAGAATCTTTTATTTAACCGACAGGTAAAGAATTCCATTATATATATCCGTATGCTAATGGATTAAAGTTAAATCTGAGAGTATCTTACTAAACATTGCATCAAAAATGTCGATCACATCGGAACAGTTGATTGTCGAAGGAAAAAATGTGCCCCTTCACGCCCTCAACATGTCCGTCAGATCAAAGCTTGGAACTTACCTAGACCCTGAGGGCCTTTTAATGGGAGACTACCTCAACAATTACCAGGGACTGGCCCAAGTTATCCATTTTACTTCCGAAGACATCAAAAAGTTCCAGAGTCAGAACAAACCGACTCAGGAGATGCTCTATCAATGGGGAACGAGACCAGCACTTTCTCCAACGGTCGACAATCTCATCAAACATTTGCAGACGATAGGGAGATTTGACGTCATAACAGAATGCGCCAATTTGATAAGTGAGAATCACTTTACAAATCTTGAGTAAATTATTTAACACTAGATGTTATCCCGCGATAGCGCGGAATGAACACTTTACACATTTGAATGAtacaatactttaaaatatgtaGAGCCATATTTGTTTGTTCATTTGGTATAATTATACTGtgtctatttttttcttaatttctttttttaaacatattttttaaaactgaatttaaaaacagaCAGAACTTAGAGGAGCAGGCAGggatgaaaaatataaacttaaATGGATGATGTATACATGCACGTGTTTtgcaaactttttatttttaattacaaaccAGTGAGCCGGTATTTAGTGCGTCAGATTCCGCAATTttgttcttatttcaaatttaaccaTATTTTCTATCACTGTTCCAAATAAGATTTTCGGGcttgtttataaaaaatgaaagtaggtttttaatttatttcttaataaatattcatcatgtaaaattcaattatagcttacggacatcataTCACACGTGCTgaaataccaaaattaaaagcaGATACTCTGGTGCAGGCGTTTCGTAGTTTATTTGCCAAATGtcttaaggaggccgatttgggtgTTTTGCGGAAAATCTACAATAGcaaaattcttcattttttaactatatgtaatttaaacaaactCTAGTTTATCTGCGAAGTTTCAAGAAAACGACCGCCTGGTTCTCTTTAGGGGCCATCTCAAAACACAGATACTTTTACTATATCGTCATTTTCCGCAGTTCGatgcagatttaaaaaaaatacgtcAATAGGTTTTTTATCAAACTGTAATATGTGATTAGTAATATAATTTTCtaccttaaatataaaatattaaattttacagtCTGGTTTTCAGTGGGGGccatcttaaaatattaaaatggaCCAATTTTTGTCCTTTATTTGGAGCATTAAAAATTTAGATTGGAATGAtggattcattaaaaaatgagAACATCATTATTCTGTGTATAGATTTTGAACATCGTacgatttttactttttcttttatgttatttcttataaggCATTCTTACACAGCTTCATCTTTATCATACCGGCATAAAAGCACAATGACAACGCTCACCTACATGTAGCGTGCATTAGAAAAAtcgtttaaaatataaaattttcctCATAAATCCAATATTTTTATccgtattttgtttattgtgtttaatttaatcaatgatatcgaaaaaaaaatcatgaaaattataaaaacaccGTATATACTACAAGAATGCGCATAAACTTGCGCAATAgtactaaagtcggcctccatAAAGGGGAAAGAAagtcaaacaaatattttatttatattaataaggTAGTTTAATTTATCACATGTTGTCATGCtgttttcaaaatatgcaaGTTTGAAGTAAGAGAAATCGTGTTTACtggaggctgacatgatgtagaactgaaaaaaaaaatatttatcttgaCGTCACACTATCTATTCCGGTTTCgtttacatatacaatgtacagcTGCCATATCGGCGGGAAATTTAAAATAAGCGATTgacttttttattcattcattgttCCGAGGGttctaaatgaaaataaatacgatttacatttatagtagatgataattaattgatttattatacgACATATTTTCAGTTTCCTTCCtctttaatttataagtataaatatatatcgttTGTATTAACTAAATCACTagtatcaaaatcatttttatctttattcaagTGTGTCTATAATTGTTTGCATAAACACATATCCTGACAATGTGGTCGTTATAACTTCCAGAGAAAGATGTGGATCGGTATAAGCAATGCCACAAAGACATTACGGGCTCAAAAGATATGATTCAGGACCCAAGTGGTGAGTTGAGAAACAATGGACCTCCTGTCATTACGTTGGTTTAGATAGCGTTAATAGATTCCAATGCATAGATAGGTGTATATCTACGGAACTTATATGTCAACCTCTATAAAATGTAGGAATAGATATCTACGTCATACTGATTGATTAGAATCAATGATATCACAATTGGTATGtaacaaaaagataaaatctTTAGACAAAGAAAACATGCAAATTCAAAGTATTCAACCAACCCGTTAAAAAGGGTTCTTaggaaatcaaaattaaaatgatatgaatccgtgcttttttttatgttttgagaTGTTTACAGTTTCTCAAGGACCAAACCGACCGTCCTGTGACTATATTCCCGAGAGTAACAAGTTAGGTTTAGTCACCATTGATGACGTCAAAGAGAAAGGTAAAAGGCATTTATTTCTATATCCTGCTTGATTCGATATTTAACAATGTCCTTCCTTTTCATACCAACGAATTCTCTTTAACACTTTTACGTATTTATATACTCAGAATCGGTCTTTCTAATAAGGTAGAAACATTCCAAGTTTAAAATAGTTAAGGTTGAATTACACAGATATACAAAGCTGAAAGCCATGTAAGACATCTTGTTTGTTTATGTTCTTTTACTGCTTCCGTTTATTACGTCCTAACTTTGTTTTACtcttaaaacaaatacaaactTTAAACAATTAGAAAAAAGGTTGTTCGTGTTTAAGCTTTTATTTCCGAGaacatatttatcaatataatattGGGCGAATTCTTATAAAGGGGCGGGGTAAATCACGCGTTACATTTTTAAGTTTaatactgttaaaaaaaattgtattgcaTAATGATATGATTAATAAGCATAAACGTTTAACTGCGTACTTTAAATTTAAGATACTAACCCaaaagtatttcaaaaattcaactTACGACATGCCACtcatttataaaacaatatatttttgatgCATCAAATTAAACACATAAAGAAATTGGACAACACATGAGGTGCTTAAGCATGCGCAGATCTAGAGAGGGTTAGGGGGTCTGGGTACTCATActctaagaaaaaataaaagattccTCATGAACTGTCATATTGTTAAAGGATACCACCTTGTTGTATAATCTGATACTATGTATTGATATCTGTTTAAGTaacaagggacagtttcggataaaatacccgtcaatatttttgtaaaatttagaGTTgctacttgaaggcttataaatGTTGCTAAAATTCTTGAAATGGTCTTTACTTGTTATTGTTAGTTAGAGTGATGTCTCTTGTTGACATTGATATGCAAAATGTAGGTACTCAATCttaagtacatgagaatcagaagttaAATGTGAAACTAGCGGCTATGACTgctgtgttgactttacacactgatattgcaagttacagacgggaagtaaaaaaaaaacacgaataGCAGGTGAATGGAACACAGTAAACTATACACCAGTAAGTTCTTGACTTGTGGTGTTGCAGCATACACACGGTACGGAATTAGATGGGGATGTCTAAGAAActaaaaaatcatgaataatGGGTGAAATATGAAATGATCGTAATCTCAGATAAAgattatgtagaaaattatgCTCGTTCTGACAAGTAATTTTCCTCAAAAATTGGTGGTTGGCCTTGCAAGGAgtaaattaaaggtatttgtgcggAATGGGAACTGAGGGAACTCTACAGAATACAGAGTTCCAAAGACACACCTCACCAgtgaattgtatttttaaaaaactgtcccctgccaccttaatGCATGTTGCCTTTACTTCAATTTCCAGAGTTAAATTTGTCATCgtgtatttttgaaataactACGTAGATTTACTGGATTTTTAGGTGACACGCTCTATTATGACGCCTTTGTGATATACAACCCTGTGGGGAAGGACTTGGAGTTCGTGAAGGAGCTCTCGGGGAAAATGGAGGCCCCGCCTTACAATCTGAAATTCTGCATTCCCTGGAGAGACGATCTTCCGGGACCCTCTCGTTATGAAGTCTCTGCCCACATGATTGCTACACGGTATGAGACGATTATAAAGACTcttatcaatttattaaaatttgactTGTCAATAGCATGTATGGGTTGTTCTTTCAGGTGTCGAAGAACACTGGTTATCTTGTCTCcagactttttaaaaagtgcTGCAGCCGATTTTCAGCTCAAATTTGCCCACTGTTTGTCACCAGGTAAATTACCAGTAGAACTTCCGCCGATCTtggaaacaattttaaagaaaaaaaacgtcgtccgctttttttaaaattgcttcaATTTTTCAACAGGTGCAAGGAGTAAAAAAGTGGTCCCCGTATTTTCCGCTCCGTGTAAAATGCCGGATATTCTTCGAGCATTATCTTTCGTTGATTTCACAAACCCCGGATTAAGAGACTGGAACTGGCCCCGCCTTAACGCTGTTTTACAGTGCCCCCTTAATCCCGATCCCCGGGATTATATGAGTGAGGCAGAACTGGAGGAATTAAAACTGAACGCTGGGGTGATTACAACGAGAATGTGGTACTCCACTGGTGTCCTAACAATGAACTTCCCTGAAGAATCCGAGGACAACACTCCATAGAACAGTGAAGGGTGGCTAGTTCCATTGTAACGTTATTGCATACCATGCTGATATACAACTCTATCTATTGCAATCTATTCAAACATAAACATATTCTAGTAACaatgtttcaaataaaaacaaataaaaaaaatgtttatgttcTGGCATGATTTTATACCACTCGCAGTGTCTGCGCCATTTGCCTTAACAGGGACGTTTTCATTTAACTTTGACCTTTCTGATTAGTTAATCTGCCTTTATTTATGCAGATTTATCATAAAGGTCTTCCCGACCATATTcatctatagttttttttatattaagaacAAAGGTTGTGACTGtgcataatatatataagttttattataatatcatcACTCTCACTTCTCGCATACTCATATTTTCATCCCATATTGAAATACTTATAGTAATAAAGAGTAAGGTAGTTGATTGAGATAATTATGAAACAGAATATCTTAATTAGCAGTAAAACTCCAATCCATGCAAAAAGAGAAATACTAAAGTGATGTATTATTGTACTATTGTCACATCTAAAACTGCCAGAAGATTAATACAATCATTCTATGAAGACCATGCTTTTTCGAATTCCTCAATTTCGGattttgaatacaaatatatt
This genomic window from Magallana gigas chromosome 5, xbMagGiga1.1, whole genome shotgun sequence contains:
- the LOC136275257 gene encoding myeloid differentiation primary response protein MyD88-like isoform X2, with the translated sequence MSVRSKLGTYLDPEGLLMGDYLNNYQGLAQVIHFTSEDIKKFQSQNKPTQEMLYQWGTRPALSPTVDNLIKHLQTIGRFDVITECANLIKKDVDRYKQCHKDITGSKDMIQDPSVSQGPNRPSCDYIPESNKLGLVTIDDVKEKGDTLYYDAFVIYNPVGKDLEFVKELSGKMEAPPYNLKFCIPWRDDLPGPSRYEVSAHMIATRCRRTLVILSPDFLKSAAADFQLKFAHCLSPGARSKKVVPVFSAPCKMPDILRALSFVDFTNPGLRDWNWPRLNAVLQCPLNPDPRDYMSEAELEELKLNAGVITTRMWYSTGVLTMNFPEESEDNTP
- the LOC136275257 gene encoding myeloid differentiation primary response protein MyD88-like isoform X1; translation: MSITSEQLIVEGKNVPLHALNMSVRSKLGTYLDPEGLLMGDYLNNYQGLAQVIHFTSEDIKKFQSQNKPTQEMLYQWGTRPALSPTVDNLIKHLQTIGRFDVITECANLIKKDVDRYKQCHKDITGSKDMIQDPSVSQGPNRPSCDYIPESNKLGLVTIDDVKEKGDTLYYDAFVIYNPVGKDLEFVKELSGKMEAPPYNLKFCIPWRDDLPGPSRYEVSAHMIATRCRRTLVILSPDFLKSAAADFQLKFAHCLSPGARSKKVVPVFSAPCKMPDILRALSFVDFTNPGLRDWNWPRLNAVLQCPLNPDPRDYMSEAELEELKLNAGVITTRMWYSTGVLTMNFPEESEDNTP